The genomic DNA taatagatatgatCAAGAGACGTGTACTTAGAACTAGAGCTATCAAAATGTTAGTGTTGGATGAATCCGACGAAATGTTGAACAAAGGTTTCAAAGAACAAATTTACGATGTATATCGATATCTACCACCAGCGACACAAGTGGTTTTAGTTTCAGCCACTTTGCCACATGAAATTCTTGAAATGACCAGTAAATTTATGACAGATCCTATTCGTATTCTTGTCAAACggtaaataatctttattttacattgttaAGTATGAATGTATTTTAAcactttttgcatttttagtGATGAATTGACATTGGAAGGAATTAAACAATTCTTTGTCGCTGTAGAACGAGAAGAATGGAAATTTGATACACTTTGCGATTTGTATGACACATTAACAATAACACAAGCAGTTATCTTCTGTAACACAAAGCGTAAAGTAGATTGGTTGACTGAAAAGATGCGAGAAGCTAACTTTACTGTGTGCTCTATGCATGGAGACATGCCTCAAAAGGAACGAGATAACATAATGAAAGAATTTCGATCTGGTCAAAggtaagattataatttttaaaaatataccattttaagattttttatatttatataaataattatacgatataaataattataagatataaataattatttttctttttttgttttacagtCGCGTGTTAATTACAACAGATGTCTGGGCGAGAGGTATCGACGTTCAGCAAGTGTCACTCgtaattaattacgatttaCCTAATAATCGTGAATTATACATTCATAGAATAGGTCGATCGGGCCGTTTCGGTCGTAAAGGTGTCTCGATAAACTTTGTAAAAACTGATGATATAAGGATTCTTCGAGATATCGAGCAGTATTACTCTACACAAATAGACGAAATGCCGATGAACGTTGCTGACctgatataaaagatttaagattatatatgaaaatatgtttaacTACTTCAAtaaaacaacaattttttttaactttatgaaTGTCATTTAGCTACACACTTTTCACATACATTATCAGatgatttattcaaaaaacgaaatttctgattttatttaaaaatatgatatggcAACAAGAAAACTACAAGTTGAGAACTCTTTAATGAATATCATatgatctttaaattatttttagtttatactatttatactatttttataagaataatataaatataatgttaatcatGGTAGCTGAGTTGCTTAATGAATAGAGCAGGtatgtaataattagaaaaaagatttgagtTTTATAGTATGTGAAGTGAAATTTATCATATCTCATTGTGATAAAGACGAGACTTGTTGATCTTGAATTCGATCctgatcatttaatttatatagatttctaATTAAGAGAATTTAATCACTTATTATACAATGGACTCGAGTCTAAATGTTGCAATTGAGTAAAATTGCTGTTCaactaataataagtaaaaaaaattctatctcttcactataaatgataaaattatacaaatgtaGATACAgaattgtgaaaaatgataattagtggttcttattaataaagtattttacgGCTTTAATAAGactaaatgattttattttctatataaatattaattttgataaaaagacGAATGATATCGGAATGTTAGAGTATGTTCTATAGCTACAtacaaataatcaataaaattgctGCAGCTTCACTGTTCAGATGGCAGCGCGATAGAGCTTAGTAACACGCGTTGAAacttgaaattgaaataaaagaaaaataggtaaaaaaatattttgataatgtgTGTGACTCTAATGATACCAATAAATACGGTTCATCATGTTAATAATGTAGGAAAGATGTATTTAGGATATAATGAGTTAGCaacaaaagcaaaaaaaattatttatttttgtgattataATACTGGGAACGTGTTATAAACATTATGTAgctttaaacatatatattaattgtgaaattctagtcaaaaataatattatcaatgtgAGTAACATGAATTGATCGTTATAGTACAATGTTtatgtttacaattttaattcattttttgattgttatatattttagtagctattataattaattaataactaataaattaaaaagagaaagatagaaaaactCTGAAGGAAATGGAGCAACAAAATGATTGCTCAATTCAAAGGGGACAACCACTGCGTCGCTATACAAATGACTACAAGCCAGACGGACATTCATCTACTTGTatgtacttatataaatttttctaaatttataagtg from Cataglyphis hispanica isolate Lineage 1 chromosome 21, ULB_Chis1_1.0, whole genome shotgun sequence includes the following:
- the LOC126857245 gene encoding eukaryotic initiation factor 4A-III — its product is MADKSRRVAQTEDLSNVEFETSEDVEVIPTFDNMGLRDELLRGIYAYGFEKPSAIQQRSIKPIMKGRDVIAQAQSGTGKTATFSIAILQSLDTQVRETQVLVLSPTRELATQIQKVILALGDFMNVQCHACIGGTNLGEDIRKLDYGQHVVSGTPGRVFDMIKRRVLRTRAIKMLVLDESDEMLNKGFKEQIYDVYRYLPPATQVVLVSATLPHEILEMTSKFMTDPIRILVKRDELTLEGIKQFFVAVEREEWKFDTLCDLYDTLTITQAVIFCNTKRKVDWLTEKMREANFTVCSMHGDMPQKERDNIMKEFRSGQSRVLITTDVWARGIDVQQVSLVINYDLPNNRELYIHRIGRSGRFGRKGVSINFVKTDDIRILRDIEQYYSTQIDEMPMNVADLI